The Malus sylvestris chromosome 3, drMalSylv7.2, whole genome shotgun sequence genomic sequence GATGCTGGCATATATGGAAGCCAATCCCGTGATGATTATGATAAGGATGACGTTGAACAGGTTTTTttactttctctctcctctctctctctctctctctctctctacaacaattttaattttctgtttAATATTCCGTTGAACATATATGATGACGTTTCATGACTAGCTAATTATATACACTtatattttggatttttaatgGATGAGGTGAATTTTATATCGATATTAGTACTCTAAGCTAGACTAAGAGGACAGAGGGAGAGTTTGGACTGGGGACGCAGTGTCTGTAAGAGAAAGGCTCTATCCACCAGGATGACTGAGATTGAGAAATTTGTTCATCAAAAGCACATGGTCCTAGTAAGTAAGAATGGCTTTGTTCTGCGAATATTTTAGGAAAAGTATCGAATTCTTTGGTCCGCGTTAGTTCCAAATATTCAAGAGGGAAGGATGAATGTAAGACTCTAATATTTGTGCTCGTTGGCAAGTGCACATCGAATTCTTTTTCTTCGTAAGTTTTGAGTTCTAGTTGTCTACCAAAAGGGAATTTGCTCAAGTAAATCTCAGGGCAGCAACGATATTTTGCTGACATataaaccaaacaaaaactTGCCTTGGGACTGTTAAAAGCTTGAATtgatctatcaacactatagcATTGGAGGCAATCTTTAAACTTGGTGCTAGCATCAACTGGATCTGAAATCTCAGACCTGAGTTTCAAATGTATCACATCTGTATGGAAGCCTAAGTTCTAGATGTCGGGAACAAGTTACATAGTATTCCCCTGTATATGTGCATCTATTGCACAGATAGAAAACTAAAGGTTGAGGGTTGAGGATGATTTTGCTCGGTGAACATTCCTTCTGTATATTCATCTTTATATAGAGATTACAAAGGAGAGTTTGATGTAGAACAAACTCTTGTATAATAAACAGATAATACAAGTGATAATTACAAGTGATGATTGCGTTAATCCAAAATACAAAATTCAGATAAGTTCACAGCTAGGATTGATCAGCATCTTTTAAAGATTCTTGCGTTTGTTGCGGCTTCTGTTGGCCAGAGGAAATATTTGAATTTCCTTGTGGCAGGCTGGATGGTTTATCATGCActactttgtaaaagaaaaattgCAGGACAAGGATTTTCTTGCGGTCATGTTGTCGTTGATGACTCTTTAATTGTGTATAATTCCCAGGAGaatcttatttttttaatcagcGCCGCGATAGTATCTTGATTGTGTAATGCACTCATTTAGTTTTTGAAAAACAAGTAAATCTAGACGAGGGGGAGAGGTAAGTGTGGGTTACAAAGGgttcattttattgtttatatGTTACGTCTGCAACCAGAAACATGAAATTGTTGCATACTCAAACTTCTCTAATACGAACGCAGTGAAAAACTTATGGTTATGTCTTTTGATGACAGTATTTCAACTACATGGGCATGCTTGCTGTGGAAGGTACATATGACAAGATGAATGCTCTTCTAAGCCAAAACATCCACCCAGTCGACATTTTGTTGTTGATGGCTGCCTCCGAAGGTGACCAGCCAAAAATTGAAGAACTTTTAAGAGCCGGTGCTAGTTACTCTGTCAAGGACGCTGATGGGCGAACAGCTCTTGATAGGGCTGCCAGTGACGAAATCAAAAACTTGATTCTTGGTTTTTCAGTTCAGAAAGCATGATTTCGATAATCCATTAGCTCATGTTTCCTTTTTTGGTTGAGTTTCTCATCGTGTAATATTTTCAATAGATGATTTACTGCATCAATGGCTAGAGGATTTGTCAATTTATCGACTTGCtttgatttattagttcttTGTCGTTGCGGATGTCAAGGCTGCAGGGTATCTATCTACTTTGAAGAACAAATGAATTGTTTATGAGAGACTATTAATTGAAATATAATGTTTACCATACGAGTAAAATGGCTTTATAAGTTATAACTATGGTTTTAGGGTTCAtctagaagtgtttttaaaatgactgaaagcatttttggtaaaaatgtttttgaaatcaATCCTTATTAAAAATCGTATTAaggtctggtggtattcctcttcacttgcaAGAGATTTGAGGTTCAAATCTCGtgaatgacgaattcgataccaaattaggttgctctTTGTGTGGTTTAATTGAACTGCCCCCTTCCCTTAATGTGAACTGCCCCCTTcccttaatgtaaaatatatcgttgtactaaaataaaaaaaaaacgtgaaaCACATATCTGATGCTTCTTCCAAAAATCACTTAAAAGGTCTTTTAGAACCCAAAATCCATTTCACCAAAAgaactttcaatcattttaaaagcattgtGACACATGAGGAAGACAATTAAAGGATATGGATGAAGTTGTTGACTCAAAGGAGCCCAACAATGATTTTATTGttacaattttgttttcttggtaaCCTGATGATGAAGGATTGTTGCTCACTCACCTTTAGATTTGATATCAAGGGTTGAGATTAAGACATAATCGTACCATTTAATCTTCACCCTTGATCCAAGGGTGGGTGACCATGCTTTTcttagggttggtttggtattgttgtgctttgaaaaaaagttgctTCTAATGTGCTgtaagaataagcggctgtaaaataaaattgtagagtgtttggtaaacttttttgtaaaaatgcttttgaaaaaaaaaaaaaacagattatagtgtttggtaaacttttatgtaaaacagatgtgaaaaaaaaagccggtttttcaaagctgggttttgcagcttcttgtttttggctttttttcacccaaaactgtaaaaaaaagttgaagctgaatgtttaccaaacacaaaaaagctcccagcttttttttataccagttTTTTTCAGAAttacctcagtaccaaaccaggcctTAGTCACTTGTAACCAAGAAAAAAATCCTTGATTAGGATAAGCTAGGGTAAACACATGTGTATCACCTCTTTATTAGAGGTATGGCTTACCTATACAAGTAGGTCCACaataattagaaaaataatataaatgttGTCTACCAATAGTGTTGTTTTGTGCTTTGCCtgactttttattaatttgattaaatCAGAAAAACTACAATATTTAATGCGACaaagaaattttgaaatttgattcagaATAATACCATGTTATCTCTCCGTCTCACCCCCTTCCCTCCGCCTTTGTACATGTGTGTATGTGACTTTTCCGTCTGTATCATATATACTAATTTCTGATATTTATGCAGGTGTTTGTCCTCCGAACAAAAACTGCTAAAGCAACTACTTTAGATATTCTTGCTACACAATGCATACTCTTAACAATGTCTGATGATCTGAAGATTTCAGGTCGGACAAAACGCTGGCGGATTACATATTCCATTTTTTGTATTCTCGCTTCTGCAGTATCTCAAATAGCAATTGGAAGACTCTAGGCATGCTAGCTATATTCAAATATTATTTCTTGGCAGGGCGTTGGGAGCTGTGGActgtgataggatttttaacatCTATGCAAATAGAGTCAAAATCACATGAAATATTTGCAAGAATACAAAAATGTTGTAATATagatgctcatgcaaggtcgttctcctcaaagactatttggataatttatgCAAAAACAATTCCTAATCAACTATTTAGaattaaaaatttagaaaagagattttgattttagataataaaaaaaacgaattttaattaaaaatgaatatgacaaaagaaaataattttaaataccaatttataaaagATTAGGGtttcaccatcacctagcaatcctatgtatttttaccaattacttatgatttaTACATgctactttgaaggttaggttttcctaatttatattctacttggaacctccaacatagaataTATACCTAACATGCAACTCGTCCGgatgttcggatcaaatctgaacatgagatactcattatgctttataaaaaccctttgaaataccatgcaacccttaagacgtgatgtTCATCTTaattgaaattacaattattaatcacaagaaaccagcgtcaatttcagggaaccttccgaccaaaattacatcaaattatttttctaaactcctaatggtgatcaggcattaagacaattagatagttttaatcacagtgattaataattcaaagtgtgcatgcaatcaatcataagcaattaaataaaaattacatattcatgttAAGCTTAAGGCTTCGTCCTAGCAAAACGGATTAgttacacatattcataattaaaatcataaaaaaaattattaagaataaaaggaatgaaaacaccttaacGTAGAAAATCTTCATGAACCCTAGCAATTAATTACtctgtctccaaagttgcataaaagaaagcatagaaagaaaactaaaaccGGCAAAAGCCTTAAAATCCCCCCTAACTATCGTACAAACCCTAGAAACCAGGTCTtttccaactaggaaactaagaataataataaaatatcttataatataaaattctaattaaactaggagaatctgcCAAGTACTTGTCTAGCCACGTTTTAGTCTCAAATATCCTCCAAATCCGGCCCATGATAGCTTGTTTTGAAGATCGGAACGTTCTGAACACATCtctagaaggccacgaacccatccgaggtcatcttgggctccaaaaaaaCAAGTCAAGCCCAAAACATCACTATTCCAGCACCGCGCATTGCTCATTTATTTTATTGCCAGAAAATCatcgcttggtagaaaaatctaatATTTTGGTACGGTTAAGCTAACTGACTCAtaaacgtcctccaactggaattactccaaaattcgtccatttggttatgttttgctccagaggaagtcgaaagtcctatattgaaaatacaattcaaagtatcaaaattcttccaaaataataaccaaaatatactaagaatagaattaaatatataatataaaatctactcatcagatTGTGTCTGAGAAAAAAATTTGGGAGGTGCTCCTCGTTGAGGTTTGTCGCATTTTCTTTGAAGGGATTGATATGAGCGTATGATGCTTTGATAAGATGTTGTTGTGGTGAGTTTACACGGGTAACTTTTTAGTATACTCCAATATCTTAATTCGCTTTGGTGAAATATGGCAACTTCAGTTAGGTATCATGCTGATGGTGATTTACCACAATGGTAGAAAACAATTATACCTATATCTATAGCGTGGAGTAGGCCGGCAATTCTTGACACGACCTGATAATCCGACAAGATACGACATGAAATTAataggtgttcgggtcgacacgataacgaatcgggtttTTATCgagtaacccgataagcacctgttaagataacgagtTGATTCGGGGTATACACGTGgataacacgatacacgataagcaaaatattaatttcataattttataaccctaaaaaatgctacaataattatatatatatatatatatatattaatttaacaattataTACCCCTacaaactataataattatatatatatatatattaaattaaatattaaaatttggtgaccattggatcagcttaaatatacataccattcgatttcttaagtgttatttgtacaaaataaataaatttaaactacttaataaatatacatatatataccattaaacttgatgggatacgaattttacgaaactaatttcaatgatccaaccgtcaaacttgtttgtatatggttCTAGATCGCATaagcaaaaaatcgcaaaaaacaaacattcaaagatcaagtaacgtgacaaaacttttcgatgctatcaatgaaaaatcacgatttaacggttattttaactccgattttgatgattttttacagctacactccttgatcctatatgaatacaatgaatgtacttgatcttcaatttaaaatatttacactactggataccacaaaattttatgttatacttaatgaaagtatgaataaactcttaagtgttagtgaatctattgttttgatgagatacgcattctacgaaactagtttcaatgatccaactatcaaacatgtttatatatagttggagatcgcatatgccaaaattgcaaaaaacaaacattcagagatcaagtaacgggacaaaacttttcaacggttatcaacgaaaaatcacgatttgatggttattttaactccgattttgatgattttttacggctacactccttgaccctatatgaatacaatgaatgaattcgatcttcaaatttaaaatatttatactagtggataccacaaattcttatgttatacttaatgaaagtataagtAAATTcaagtgttagtaaatctatcgttttgatgggatacgcattctacgaaactaatttcaacaatccaaccgtcaaacttgtttgtatatgcttcatgATCGCATatgcaaaaaattgcaaacaataaacattcaaagatcaagtaacgggacaaagctttttgacggttatcaacgaaaaatcacgattcaacggttattttaacttcgattttgatgattttttatagctacactcattgaccctatataaatacaatgaatgaattcgatcttcaatttaaaatatttacattagtggatactacaaaatcttatgttatgatgatcaatgaaaattgaggattttgtaaaaggaataacatgcaagctttgagttccattggcaaggtttaaacttttgagaaaggcttcacaaccttgaaaacaaaaactctttcattttgcaaatCCTTAcccatttaatattttgtaatagaatAGTAGTGTATagatgtttgtttattaggctcttattttcgagtgtagatgtagtacttaaacgacaaatgtgttttaatgttttgaagtaatatttatgtggcaatgtgtggtatgtgcaaatttaagaaaaaaaaatatttttcttaacgggtcataacagTTGGGTCACTTTAcctgttgggtaaagtgacccaacCTATTAAGGACccattaagataacgggtgtgacacgacacgacccgttaaaattataggtgttacacgaaaatgacagacacgacccgtttgccaggcctagcgTAGAGtcattgatatattttatatCACACGTGTGGCATTGAACTAGAGTGATTGGTAAGTTGTGAGGAAGGGGTTCAGCATGGCTGCTTCATTTTGTTACTTGGATAGCCTGATAGGCTACAATGAAGTGGACTGGGGTCTCGGGTGTCTATAGTTGTAAATGCGCGTCTCGCATCAAATGAGTGACAATGGTGGCGGCGGTGGTGCGGGGTTGCTGGTGGGTGGGGCATCAACCAGTTGGGCGatttttggtggtggtggttgtggtCGTTTTGATGCCAGCCTAACTAATGGATTCTATCTCAGTTCTCTAATAAGTGAAAAAAAGTCGAACAATTTCATCgaatatttttcttatttataaCAGTAATTTCTAAATTTCTGAACTATGATTATTGTCTTAGTAGCCAACTTTAATATCGGTAAACGCTTTGCACAAATGTTGCCACTGCGGGAATCTATGTATCATAAATCCTTCGTTGAAGTTAATGAAGAAGGCACAAAAGTTGCGGCGGTTTCTAGGTATGTGGGTGTATCTTTCAGTTCTGGTGGTCTTCCGATTCCTCGCGAAAAAATAAGACTTTGTGGCTGATCACCCATTCATGTCTTTTTCATCAAAGATGAAAGGACCGGAACTATATTGTTTATTGGTCCCGTTTTCAATCTGCTCGAAAATAGTAATTGTCCGTCTCTCTCCGTAAATGAATTGTTCGTCCAGttgatattaaaaaaattaataaaaagatggCCCACTTGACTCTCTCTCACGCTTCATCACatgcaatctctctctctccactctcCCCTTCTTTTCCAACTTAAAAAACCTGCACCTCCCAGCAACCCACCACCATACCTCCAGGCTCCAACTCCTCCGCCT encodes the following:
- the LOC126617465 gene encoding protein LHCP TRANSLOCATION DEFECT-like, encoding MASIPCTTAATHLFFTNNSFNSPTKFSTRFLGTRNRLGWVRPVGIGASNGSRAKCWFKFGKNGVGAEDAGIYGSQSRDDYDKDDVEQYFNYMGMLAVEGTYDKMNALLSQNIHPVDILLLMAASEGDQPKIEELLRAGASYSVKDADGRTALDRAASDEIKNLILGFSVQKA